One Paraburkholderia dioscoreae DNA segment encodes these proteins:
- a CDS encoding ABC transporter permease encodes MNDQSLPEAPGDKPGAGRADGAGGAGGAGGAGGVTPPADPSAPLASGKPAGTRLGFSNYLGLAGALLAMIVLFSLLSSHFLTYDTFSTIANQIPDLVVMSVGMTFVLIIAGIDLSVGSVLALGASVVSVAALKWGWGPLPSALLGVAAAALTGTITGAVTVGWRIPSFIVSLGVLEAARGMAYQMTNSRTAYIGDAFDFLSNPIAVGISPAFLIAVAVMVVAQLVLTRTVFGRYLVGIGTNEEAVRLAGVNPRPYKVIVFALMGGLAGLAALFQISRLEAADPNAGVGLELQVIAAVVIGGTSLMGGRGSVISTFFGVLIISVLAAGLAQIGANEPTKRMITGAVIVVAVVLDTYRSRRKRA; translated from the coding sequence ATGAACGATCAGTCGTTGCCTGAAGCGCCGGGCGACAAGCCGGGCGCGGGCCGCGCGGATGGTGCAGGTGGCGCAGGTGGCGCAGGTGGCGCGGGCGGTGTGACGCCGCCCGCCGACCCGTCGGCGCCGCTCGCGAGCGGCAAGCCGGCCGGCACGCGCCTGGGCTTTTCGAATTACCTCGGGCTCGCCGGGGCGTTGCTGGCGATGATCGTGCTGTTCTCGCTGCTGAGTTCGCACTTTCTGACGTACGACACGTTCAGCACGATCGCCAATCAGATTCCCGATCTGGTGGTGATGTCGGTGGGCATGACTTTCGTGCTGATCATCGCCGGGATCGATCTCTCGGTGGGGTCGGTGCTGGCGCTGGGCGCGTCGGTGGTGAGCGTGGCCGCGCTGAAGTGGGGCTGGGGGCCGTTGCCGTCGGCGCTGCTCGGTGTCGCGGCGGCGGCGTTGACAGGCACGATCACCGGCGCGGTGACGGTGGGCTGGCGGATTCCGTCGTTCATCGTCTCGCTCGGCGTGCTGGAAGCCGCGCGCGGCATGGCGTATCAGATGACGAATTCGCGCACCGCCTATATCGGCGACGCGTTCGACTTCCTGTCGAACCCGATCGCGGTCGGCATTTCGCCGGCCTTCCTGATCGCGGTGGCGGTGATGGTGGTCGCGCAACTGGTGTTGACGCGCACGGTGTTCGGCCGTTACCTGGTCGGCATCGGCACCAATGAGGAAGCCGTGCGGCTGGCGGGCGTCAATCCGCGGCCGTACAAGGTGATCGTGTTTGCGCTGATGGGCGGCCTCGCGGGGCTGGCCGCGCTGTTCCAGATCTCGCGTCTGGAGGCGGCCGATCCGAATGCGGGCGTCGGTCTGGAGCTGCAGGTGATCGCGGCCGTGGTGATTGGCGGCACGAGCCTGATGGGCGGGCGCGGCTCGGTCATCAGCACTTTTTTTGGCGTGTTGATCATATCGGTGCTGGCGGCCGGCCTCGCGCAGATCGGCGCGAACGAGCCGACCAAGCGGATGATCACCGGCGCGGTGATCGTGGTGGCGGTGGTGCTGGATACGTATCGCAGCCGTCGCAAGCGCGCCTGA
- a CDS encoding SpoVR family protein, with product MTSKHLHNEAHGEPENGVPERGKGVPQQQQSGHAEAKADDTGAATAGAVDTAAARGHTGTPNEGQREVRMNVADRRPLPCPSDWTFELIEEYDSHIARVAEQYELDVYPIQLELISAEQMMDAYASVGMPVNYRHWSFGKHFLSTEKSYRRGQMGLAYEIVINSNPCIAYLMEENTMTMQALVIAHAAYGHNSFFKGNYLFRLWTDAHAIIDYLVYAKNYIAECEERFGLDRVEELLDSCHALMNYGVDRYKRPQKLSLEKEFAARREREAYLQSQVNELWRTLPTRHTPLPEEIEERYPPEPQENLLYFAEKNAPLLEPWEREVIRIVRKVGQYFYPQRQTQVMNEGWATFWHYTLLNTMYNQGKLEDGFMMEFLHSHSNVVYQPPVTKPYYSGINPYALGFSMMSDIRRICETPTEEDRKWFPELAGSPWLPAMHYAMRNFKDESFVAQYLSPHLIREMRLFSVLDDDMRDALEVSAIHDDSGYQYVRQALSRQYDMHHREPNIQVWSVNTRGDRSLTLRHFMSDNRHLSGDSDEVLKHMARLWQFDVYLESVDENGTVRKRYECRYVPPAVRV from the coding sequence ATGACGAGCAAGCACCTGCACAACGAAGCGCACGGCGAGCCGGAGAACGGCGTGCCGGAGCGCGGGAAAGGCGTGCCGCAGCAGCAACAGTCGGGGCATGCCGAGGCGAAGGCGGACGACACGGGAGCCGCCACAGCCGGAGCAGTCGACACCGCTGCAGCACGGGGACACACCGGAACGCCCAACGAGGGGCAAAGGGAAGTCCGTATGAACGTAGCCGATAGACGGCCTCTGCCGTGCCCGTCCGACTGGACCTTCGAATTGATCGAAGAGTACGACTCGCATATTGCCCGTGTTGCAGAGCAATATGAACTCGACGTGTATCCGATCCAGCTCGAACTCATCAGCGCCGAACAGATGATGGATGCGTACGCGTCCGTCGGTATGCCGGTGAACTACCGTCACTGGTCGTTCGGCAAGCACTTTCTCTCCACCGAAAAAAGTTACCGTCGCGGGCAGATGGGACTGGCGTACGAGATCGTCATCAATTCGAACCCCTGCATCGCGTATCTGATGGAAGAGAACACGATGACGATGCAGGCGCTCGTCATCGCCCATGCGGCTTACGGGCATAACTCGTTCTTCAAGGGCAACTATCTGTTCCGTTTGTGGACGGATGCACACGCGATCATCGACTACCTCGTCTACGCGAAGAATTACATCGCGGAGTGCGAGGAGCGCTTCGGGCTCGACCGGGTCGAAGAACTGCTCGATTCGTGCCACGCGCTGATGAACTACGGCGTGGACCGCTACAAGCGTCCGCAGAAGCTGTCGCTCGAAAAGGAATTCGCGGCGCGCCGCGAACGCGAAGCGTATCTGCAATCGCAGGTGAATGAGCTGTGGCGTACCTTGCCGACTCGGCATACCCCTTTGCCGGAGGAAATCGAGGAGCGCTATCCACCGGAGCCGCAGGAAAATCTGCTGTATTTCGCGGAGAAGAACGCACCGCTGCTGGAACCGTGGGAGCGGGAAGTGATTCGCATCGTGCGCAAGGTCGGTCAGTATTTTTATCCGCAACGGCAAACCCAGGTAATGAACGAGGGCTGGGCGACGTTCTGGCATTACACCTTGCTCAACACCATGTACAACCAGGGCAAGCTGGAAGACGGCTTCATGATGGAGTTTCTCCATTCGCACAGCAATGTGGTCTACCAGCCGCCGGTCACCAAGCCGTATTACAGCGGCATCAATCCGTACGCGCTCGGTTTTTCGATGATGAGCGACATTCGCCGGATCTGCGAGACGCCGACGGAAGAAGACCGCAAGTGGTTCCCGGAACTGGCGGGCAGCCCGTGGCTGCCCGCCATGCACTACGCGATGCGCAACTTCAAGGACGAGAGTTTCGTCGCGCAGTATCTGTCGCCGCATCTGATCCGCGAAATGCGCCTTTTCTCGGTGCTCGACGACGACATGCGCGACGCGCTCGAAGTCTCCGCGATTCACGACGACAGCGGCTATCAGTACGTGCGTCAGGCATTGTCGCGGCAGTACGACATGCATCACCGCGAGCCGAACATTCAGGTGTGGTCGGTGAATACGCGCGGCGACCGGAGTTTGACGCTGCGGCATTTCATGAGCGACAACCGGCACCTTTCCGGCGATAGCGACGAAGTGCTCAAGCACATGGCCCGGCTGTGGCAGTTCGACGTGTATCTGGAAAGCGTCGATGAGAACGGAACGGTCCGCAAGCGCTATGAGTGCCGCTATGTGCCGCCGGCGGTGAGGGTGTGA
- a CDS encoding MFS family transporter, with translation MTDLTDQSVASAHDTRRRIFAIVGASSGNLVEWFDFYVYSFCALYFAPAFFPSGNPTTQLLNTAGVFAAGFLMRPIGGWFFGRLADKHGRRTAMMVSVFMMCGGSLVIAVLPTYAQIGALAPALLLVARLFQGLSVGGEYGTSATYMSEIALKGRRGFFASFQYVTLIGGQLCALLVLVVLQQTLSTEELKAWGWRVPFVIGALAALVALYLRKSLDETTTAETRHRKEAGTLRGLWLHKGAFMTVLGFTAGGSLIFYTFTTYMQKYLVNTAGMHAKTASNVMTGALFVYMLMQPAFGALSDRIGRRRSMLFFGFFATIGTVPLLHALKDVTSPYAAFGLVVAALAIVSFYTSISGLIKAEMFPPEVRALGVGLSYAVANAIFGGSAEYVALWLKQAGSESTFYWYVTAMCAIAGVVALRMRDPSKEGYLRHEP, from the coding sequence ATGACCGACCTGACCGACCAATCCGTGGCTTCGGCTCACGACACGCGGCGGCGCATTTTTGCGATCGTTGGCGCTTCATCGGGCAATCTCGTCGAGTGGTTCGACTTTTACGTGTATTCGTTCTGCGCGCTGTACTTCGCGCCGGCGTTCTTCCCGAGCGGCAATCCGACCACACAGCTGCTGAACACTGCGGGCGTGTTTGCCGCCGGTTTCCTGATGCGTCCGATCGGCGGCTGGTTCTTCGGCCGCCTTGCTGACAAGCACGGGCGGCGCACCGCCATGATGGTGTCGGTGTTCATGATGTGCGGCGGCTCGCTGGTGATCGCGGTGCTTCCCACCTACGCGCAGATCGGCGCGCTGGCACCGGCGCTGCTGCTGGTCGCGCGGCTGTTCCAGGGCTTGTCGGTGGGCGGCGAATACGGCACCAGCGCAACCTATATGAGTGAAATCGCGCTCAAGGGCCGGCGTGGTTTCTTCGCGTCGTTCCAGTACGTCACGCTGATCGGCGGGCAGTTGTGCGCGCTGCTGGTGCTGGTGGTGCTGCAACAGACGCTCTCCACTGAAGAGCTGAAGGCGTGGGGCTGGCGGGTGCCGTTCGTGATCGGCGCGCTGGCGGCACTGGTCGCGCTGTATCTGCGTAAATCGCTCGACGAAACCACCACCGCCGAAACGCGCCACCGCAAGGAGGCCGGTACGCTGCGCGGTCTGTGGCTGCACAAGGGCGCGTTCATGACCGTGCTCGGCTTCACGGCCGGGGGCTCGCTGATTTTCTACACGTTCACCACCTACATGCAGAAGTACCTGGTCAACACGGCGGGCATGCATGCGAAGACGGCCAGCAACGTGATGACTGGCGCGCTGTTCGTCTACATGCTGATGCAGCCGGCGTTCGGCGCGTTGTCGGACCGCATCGGGCGGCGCCGTTCGATGCTGTTCTTCGGATTCTTCGCGACCATCGGCACGGTGCCGTTGCTGCACGCGCTGAAAGACGTGACGAGCCCGTATGCGGCCTTCGGGCTGGTGGTGGCGGCGCTCGCGATCGTCAGTTTCTATACGTCGATCAGCGGCCTGATCAAGGCGGAGATGTTTCCGCCGGAAGTGCGCGCGCTTGGCGTGGGGTTGTCGTACGCGGTGGCCAATGCGATTTTCGGCGGCTCGGCGGAATATGTCGCGCTGTGGCTGAAGCAGGCGGGCAGCGAGTCCACGTTCTACTGGTATGTGACGGCGATGTGCGCGATTGCCGGCGTCGTGGCATTGCGTATGCGTGACCCGTCGAAAGAAGGGTATCTGCGGCACGAACCGTAA
- a CDS encoding PrkA family serine protein kinase produces MDIYSSFATRFEKTREDELSLEEYLALCKDNPAAYATAGERMLTAIGEPEQIDTRNDPRMSRIFANKVIKVYPAFREFYGMEEVIEQVVAYFRHSAQGLEEKKQILYLLGPVGGGKSSIAERLKQLMERVPFYAIKGSPVNESPLGLFDYEEDGPILEEQYGIPRRYLKSILSPWAVKRLHEYNGDIRKFRVVRRYPSILRQIGIAKTEPGDENNQDISSLVGKVDIRKLEQYAQDDADAYSYSGGLCLANQGLLEFVEMFKAPIKVLHPLLTATQEGNFKGTEGFGAIPFDGVILAHSNESEWKAFRNNRNNEALLDRIFVVKVPYCLRYGEEIKIYEKLLRNSSLANAVCAPGTLKMMAQMSVLTRLQEPENSSLFSKMQVYDGENLKDTDPKAKSYQEYRDFAGVDEGMTGVSTRFAFKILSRVFNFDSTEVAANPVHLMYVLEQQIEREQFPPETEQKYLSFIKDVLASRYAEFIGKEIQTAYLESYSEYGQNIFDRYVTYADFWIQDQEFRDHDTGESFDRAALNAELEKIEKPAGISNPKDFRNEIVNFVLRARAANGGKNPAWVSYEKLRVVIEKKMFSNTEELLPVISFNAKGSAEEQRKHEDFVNRMVTKGYTPKQVRLLCDWYLRVRKSS; encoded by the coding sequence ATGGATATCTACAGCAGTTTCGCGACCCGCTTCGAGAAAACGCGAGAAGATGAGCTCTCGCTCGAGGAGTATCTCGCGCTCTGCAAAGACAATCCCGCCGCGTACGCCACGGCTGGCGAACGCATGTTGACGGCGATCGGGGAGCCGGAACAGATCGACACTCGTAACGATCCGCGCATGTCGCGCATCTTCGCGAACAAGGTCATCAAGGTATACCCCGCATTCCGTGAGTTCTACGGAATGGAAGAGGTGATCGAGCAGGTGGTCGCCTACTTCCGGCACTCGGCCCAGGGGCTTGAAGAAAAGAAGCAGATCCTGTATCTGTTGGGCCCGGTCGGCGGCGGTAAATCGTCGATCGCGGAACGTCTTAAGCAGCTCATGGAGCGCGTGCCGTTCTACGCGATCAAGGGCTCACCCGTGAACGAGTCGCCCCTCGGTCTGTTCGACTACGAGGAAGACGGCCCGATTCTCGAAGAACAATATGGCATTCCACGCCGCTATCTGAAAAGCATCCTGAGTCCGTGGGCGGTCAAGCGCCTGCACGAATACAACGGCGATATCCGCAAGTTCCGCGTAGTGCGCCGCTACCCGTCGATCCTTCGCCAGATCGGTATAGCCAAAACCGAGCCGGGCGACGAAAACAATCAGGACATTTCGTCGCTGGTCGGTAAGGTCGACATCCGCAAGCTCGAACAGTACGCACAAGATGATGCCGACGCCTACAGCTACTCCGGCGGCTTGTGTCTCGCCAATCAGGGCCTGCTCGAATTCGTGGAAATGTTCAAGGCGCCGATCAAGGTGCTGCACCCGCTGCTGACCGCTACCCAGGAAGGCAACTTCAAAGGTACGGAAGGCTTCGGTGCAATCCCGTTCGACGGCGTGATTCTGGCTCACTCGAACGAGTCCGAATGGAAGGCATTCCGCAACAACCGCAATAACGAAGCACTACTCGACCGGATCTTCGTGGTGAAGGTGCCGTACTGCCTGCGCTACGGTGAAGAGATCAAGATCTATGAGAAGCTGCTGCGCAATTCTTCGCTGGCGAACGCGGTGTGCGCACCGGGCACCTTGAAGATGATGGCGCAGATGTCCGTGCTCACACGCTTGCAGGAACCGGAGAATTCGAGCCTGTTCTCGAAGATGCAGGTGTACGACGGCGAGAACCTGAAGGACACCGATCCGAAGGCCAAGTCTTATCAGGAGTACCGCGATTTCGCAGGCGTGGATGAAGGGATGACCGGCGTGTCGACCCGTTTCGCGTTCAAGATCCTCTCGCGTGTATTCAACTTCGACTCGACCGAGGTCGCGGCCAATCCGGTGCACCTCATGTACGTGCTCGAACAGCAGATCGAACGCGAGCAGTTCCCGCCGGAAACCGAGCAGAAATATCTGTCCTTCATCAAAGACGTGCTCGCCTCGCGCTATGCGGAATTTATCGGCAAGGAGATTCAGACCGCGTATCTGGAGTCGTATTCCGAGTACGGTCAGAACATTTTCGATCGCTACGTGACGTACGCGGACTTCTGGATTCAGGATCAGGAATTCCGCGACCACGACACCGGCGAGAGTTTCGACCGCGCGGCGCTGAACGCCGAACTGGAGAAGATCGAGAAACCCGCGGGCATCAGCAACCCGAAGGACTTCCGCAACGAGATCGTGAACTTCGTGCTGCGTGCGCGTGCTGCCAACGGAGGGAAGAATCCTGCGTGGGTCAGCTACGAAAAGCTGCGCGTCGTGATCGAAAAGAAGATGTTCTCGAACACGGAAGAGCTGTTGCCGGTGATCTCGTTCAACGCCAAAGGCTCGGCGGAAGAGCAACGCAAGCACGAAGACTTCGTCAATCGTATGGTGACGAAGGGCTATACGCCGAAGCAGGTGCGCTTGCTGTGTGACTGGTATCTGCGCGTGCGCAAGTCGTCATGA
- a CDS encoding YeaH/YhbH family protein — MLHQIIDRRLAGKNKSIANRERFLRRVKNYIRRAVSEAVRDRSIKDIQNTQSITIPRKDIAEPSFRHGPGGKREMVHPGNSDYIRGDKIQRPQGGGGGGGGNQASNEGEGQDDFVFELSREEFMQYFFDDLELPRLVKTHLMAVPTWKSIRAGWAAEGTPNNIDVVRSLRSALGRRIALGAPLVNQLHEMERQLETMKADPDDRREEIKLLEEEIHHLRGRIWRIPFIDPFDLRYVNRVKQPTPSSQAVMFCLMDVSGSMDEQRKDLAKRFFILLYLFLKRNYEKIEVVFIRHHTRAEEVDEDTFFHSTESGGTVVSSALELMKKVMDERYSPTEWNIYGAQASDGDNWTDDSPKCRKILADDILEKVRYFAYIQVTPEEQNLWLEYAQLALSQPHMAMKKVETAADIYPVFRELFEKQAANS, encoded by the coding sequence GTGCTTCATCAAATCATCGACCGCAGGTTGGCAGGCAAGAACAAGAGCATTGCGAATCGCGAACGTTTTTTACGTCGCGTCAAGAACTACATTCGTCGCGCCGTTTCGGAAGCCGTGCGCGATCGCAGCATCAAGGATATTCAGAACACCCAGAGCATCACCATTCCGCGCAAGGACATCGCGGAGCCGTCGTTCCGGCACGGTCCCGGCGGCAAGCGGGAAATGGTGCATCCGGGCAATTCCGACTACATCCGCGGCGACAAGATCCAGCGCCCGCAAGGGGGCGGCGGTGGAGGCGGAGGCAATCAGGCCAGCAATGAAGGCGAGGGGCAGGACGACTTCGTGTTTGAACTGAGCCGCGAAGAATTCATGCAGTATTTCTTCGACGACCTCGAACTGCCGCGTCTCGTCAAAACCCATCTGATGGCCGTGCCCACGTGGAAAAGCATTCGCGCGGGCTGGGCTGCCGAAGGCACGCCGAACAACATCGACGTGGTCCGTTCGCTGCGCAGCGCGCTCGGCCGCCGCATCGCGCTCGGTGCGCCGCTCGTCAACCAGTTGCACGAGATGGAACGGCAACTCGAGACGATGAAAGCCGATCCCGACGATCGTCGCGAAGAGATCAAACTGCTCGAAGAGGAAATTCACCATTTGCGCGGGCGCATCTGGCGGATTCCGTTCATCGATCCGTTCGATCTGCGCTACGTGAACCGCGTGAAGCAGCCCACGCCTTCCAGCCAGGCGGTGATGTTCTGTCTGATGGATGTGTCCGGTTCCATGGACGAGCAGCGCAAAGACCTCGCCAAGCGCTTCTTCATCTTGCTGTATCTGTTTCTCAAGCGTAACTACGAAAAGATCGAAGTGGTGTTCATCCGCCACCACACTCGCGCCGAAGAGGTCGACGAAGACACCTTCTTCCATTCGACCGAAAGCGGCGGCACGGTGGTATCGAGCGCGCTGGAGCTGATGAAGAAGGTGATGGACGAGCGCTATTCGCCGACTGAATGGAATATTTACGGTGCGCAGGCGTCGGACGGCGACAACTGGACCGACGACTCGCCAAAGTGCCGCAAGATACTCGCGGATGACATCCTGGAGAAGGTGCGCTATTTTGCGTATATTCAGGTGACACCGGAAGAGCAGAACCTGTGGCTGGAATACGCGCAACTGGCCTTAAGCCAGCCGCACATGGCGATGAAGAAGGTCGAGACCGCGGCCGATATTTATCCGGTGTTTCGGGAGCTGTTCGAAAAGCAGGCGGCTAATTCATGA
- a CDS encoding LacI family DNA-binding transcriptional regulator codes for MATIKDVAAVAGVSFTTVSHVVNNSRPVSADVRAKVEHAIRQLHYVPSAVARSLKARSTATIGLVVPNTTNPYFAELARGIEDGCSRNGYCVFFCNSDDDPAKQRNYLRVLQEKRIDGLIVASAGDDAVLAQTLADSREPLVILDRNIEGLNADLVQIDHEKGAYFATRHLLELGHVRIGCITGPVQTAVSAMRVHGFIRAMTERGIEIPPDAIVESDFSGTGGHRAAGQLFDTIEPSAIFACNDMMGIGALRAAAERNISVPRDCSIIGFDDIELGRFTYPALSTVGQSVRALGDMAAQTLIERIAGTSSGSPRPPGRRRVVSPRLIVRESTATWGGAAKRNLAA; via the coding sequence ATGGCGACGATCAAGGATGTAGCGGCCGTGGCGGGCGTGTCGTTCACGACGGTATCGCACGTGGTGAACAACTCGCGGCCGGTGTCGGCCGACGTGCGCGCGAAGGTCGAACACGCTATCCGTCAGCTTCACTATGTTCCGTCGGCGGTGGCCCGCTCGCTGAAGGCGCGGTCGACGGCGACGATCGGGCTCGTCGTGCCGAACACCACGAACCCGTATTTCGCGGAACTGGCGCGCGGGATCGAGGACGGTTGCTCGCGCAACGGCTACTGCGTGTTCTTCTGCAATTCCGACGACGATCCGGCCAAGCAGCGTAATTATCTGCGCGTGCTGCAGGAAAAGCGGATCGACGGCCTGATCGTCGCCTCCGCCGGCGACGACGCCGTGCTCGCGCAGACGCTCGCCGACTCGCGCGAGCCGCTGGTCATTCTGGATCGCAACATCGAAGGGCTGAACGCGGATCTGGTACAGATCGACCACGAGAAGGGCGCATATTTCGCGACCCGGCACCTGCTCGAACTGGGGCACGTACGGATCGGCTGCATTACGGGGCCGGTTCAGACGGCCGTCAGCGCGATGCGCGTGCACGGTTTTATCCGCGCGATGACCGAGCGCGGCATCGAGATTCCGCCCGACGCGATCGTCGAAAGCGATTTTTCGGGCACCGGCGGCCACCGTGCGGCCGGGCAGCTGTTCGACACGATCGAACCGTCGGCGATTTTTGCCTGCAACGACATGATGGGTATCGGCGCGCTGCGCGCAGCCGCCGAACGCAACATCAGCGTGCCGCGTGATTGTTCGATCATCGGTTTCGACGATATCGAACTGGGGCGTTTCACCTATCCGGCGCTTTCGACCGTCGGGCAATCGGTGCGCGCGCTCGGCGACATGGCCGCGCAGACGCTGATCGAGCGGATTGCCGGCACCTCGTCCGGCAGCCCGCGTCCGCCGGGCCGCCGGCGCGTCGTATCGCCGCGGCTGATCGTGCGCGAGTCCACCGCGACCTGGGGCGGTGCGGCCAAACGCAATCTGGCGGCCTGA
- a CDS encoding 2-keto-4-pentenoate hydratase — MTPHDLAHRLVEARRQHRPIDVPAPDSLPPDAATAYAIQQAVIAGLGESTGGWKIGAKVPGGAAAGAPIPASLVLPSPARIAHDRFFRVLVELEIAFRFAEAIEPRGRAYARDEVLAKVGVVLPAIEIVDSRFTEWPNVAPLAQLADAQNNGALITGHPVAYAGLARGFDFVSPELELSFDGDSLIPEATGNPAGDPRELLVWFVNHCAAMGITIEPDWTLTTGSYVGAHRLHKAGIVRGHIDGLGEVEIELT, encoded by the coding sequence ATGACGCCTCACGACCTCGCGCACCGCCTCGTCGAAGCACGCCGGCAGCATCGCCCGATCGATGTGCCCGCACCCGACAGCCTGCCGCCCGATGCGGCAACCGCGTACGCGATCCAGCAGGCGGTCATCGCCGGCCTCGGCGAATCGACCGGCGGCTGGAAGATCGGCGCCAAAGTGCCGGGCGGCGCCGCCGCGGGTGCACCGATTCCGGCCTCGCTGGTGCTGCCGTCGCCGGCACGCATCGCCCATGACAGATTCTTCCGGGTGCTGGTGGAGCTGGAGATCGCATTCCGCTTCGCGGAGGCGATCGAGCCCCGCGGCCGTGCCTATGCGCGCGACGAGGTGCTGGCAAAGGTCGGCGTCGTGTTGCCGGCCATCGAGATCGTCGACAGCCGCTTCACCGAGTGGCCGAACGTCGCGCCGCTTGCGCAACTGGCCGACGCCCAGAACAACGGCGCGTTGATTACGGGCCATCCGGTCGCGTATGCGGGACTGGCGCGCGGCTTCGACTTCGTTTCACCCGAACTGGAGCTGAGTTTCGACGGCGATTCGCTGATACCGGAGGCCACGGGCAATCCGGCGGGCGATCCGCGCGAACTGCTGGTGTGGTTCGTCAACCATTGCGCCGCGATGGGCATTACCATCGAGCCGGACTGGACGCTCACCACCGGTTCGTACGTCGGCGCTCACCGGCTGCACAAGGCGGGCATCGTGCGCGGACACATCGATGGCCTCGGGGAAGTGGAAATCGAACTAACCTGA
- a CDS encoding methyl-accepting chemotaxis protein encodes MLNKGITIKARIGLTMAFLAALLVAIGVFGLFGMSRSNHALSDTFTNAMPSAVNIGNAELYAARERLALDRAAFMIGTPEAAPTLERARGMRVTSDMWWKQYMDLPRGPEEDRLAQDVVSRRDALHQRLDAFAATIAANDQSKVVDGAKRLQVAYNDLANADDALRKYQFTSAKDGYDSAESSFELFRLISSGALLIGVLAAAISYLTLSRAIARPLDAALGHFDAISAGDLRRPVVVTSRDEMGRLLEGIARMQRSLTETVRTVRSGSESIAAATHQIAAGNIDLSSRTEEQASALQQTASSMEELTGTVKQNADNARQASSLAANASEIANKGSAVVDKVVGTMGDINQSSARIADIISIIEGIAFQTNILALNAAVEAARAGEDGRGFAVVAGEVRSLAQRSSAAAKEIKELIDTSVERVQSGSALVDEAGRTMTDIIGAVQRVTDIMGEIAAASEEQSSGIDQVARAVTQMDEVTQQNAALVEEAAAAASSLEDQAGKLRQAVAVFQLEEAGYKAPASPAPKRASAPPRGVVARKGSHAAAVRPASHAATAAAAAAVTKAPATAPQTAAATARGAAKATATAGSRSGSDHDWETF; translated from the coding sequence ATGTTGAACAAGGGCATCACGATCAAGGCGCGGATAGGCCTCACGATGGCTTTTCTCGCCGCGCTGCTGGTGGCGATCGGTGTATTCGGGCTGTTCGGAATGAGCCGTTCGAACCACGCCTTAAGCGATACCTTCACCAATGCCATGCCGAGCGCGGTCAACATCGGCAACGCCGAACTTTACGCGGCGCGTGAGCGGCTGGCGCTCGACCGCGCGGCATTCATGATCGGTACGCCGGAAGCCGCGCCGACACTCGAGCGCGCGCGCGGCATGCGTGTCACGTCCGATATGTGGTGGAAACAGTATATGGATCTGCCGCGCGGGCCGGAGGAGGATCGCCTCGCGCAGGACGTCGTCTCCAGACGTGACGCGCTGCATCAGCGACTGGACGCCTTCGCGGCGACCATCGCCGCGAACGACCAAAGCAAGGTGGTGGACGGCGCCAAGCGCCTGCAGGTCGCCTACAACGACCTCGCCAATGCCGACGACGCCTTGCGCAAATACCAGTTCACCTCGGCGAAAGACGGCTACGACTCAGCGGAAAGCAGCTTCGAACTGTTCCGCCTGATCAGTTCGGGCGCCTTGCTGATCGGCGTGCTGGCCGCGGCGATCTCGTACCTGACGCTCAGCCGCGCGATCGCCCGGCCGCTCGACGCGGCGCTCGGCCATTTCGACGCGATTTCGGCGGGCGATCTGCGCCGGCCGGTCGTCGTGACCTCGCGCGACGAAATGGGGCGGCTGCTCGAAGGCATCGCCAGGATGCAGCGCAGCCTTACCGAAACGGTGCGCACCGTGCGCAGCGGCAGCGAATCGATTGCGGCGGCCACACACCAGATCGCCGCCGGCAATATCGACCTGTCCTCGCGTACCGAAGAGCAGGCCTCGGCGCTGCAGCAAACCGCCTCGAGCATGGAAGAGCTCACCGGCACGGTCAAACAGAACGCCGACAACGCCCGCCAGGCGAGCTCGCTTGCGGCCAATGCGTCTGAGATCGCCAACAAGGGCAGCGCGGTGGTCGACAAGGTGGTCGGCACGATGGGCGACATCAACCAGAGCTCGGCCAGGATCGCCGACATCATTTCGATCATTGAAGGGATTGCGTTCCAGACCAACATCCTGGCGCTGAACGCGGCGGTGGAAGCGGCACGCGCCGGCGAAGACGGACGCGGTTTCGCGGTGGTGGCGGGCGAAGTGCGCAGCCTCGCTCAGCGTTCGTCGGCTGCGGCGAAGGAAATCAAGGAACTGATCGATACTTCGGTGGAGCGCGTGCAGTCGGGTTCGGCACTGGTCGACGAAGCCGGCCGCACCATGACCGACATCATCGGCGCGGTGCAGCGTGTGACCGACATCATGGGAGAAATCGCCGCGGCTTCGGAAGAACAGAGCAGCGGCATCGATCAGGTGGCGCGCGCCGTCACGCAGATGGACGAAGTCACGCAGCAAAATGCCGCGCTCGTCGAAGAAGCGGCAGCCGCGGCGTCATCGCTCGAAGATCAGGCCGGCAAGCTGCGGCAAGCGGTCGCCGTGTTCCAGCTCGAAGAAGCCGGCTACAAAGCACCGGCTAGCCCGGCGCCGAAGCGTGCGAGCGCGCCGCCGCGTGGGGTGGTCGCGCGTAAAGGTTCGCATGCCGCTGCCGTGCGACCCGCGTCGCACGCTGCAACTGCCGCTGCAGCCGCGGCTGTGACGAAAGCGCCGGCTACGGCGCCACAGACCGCTGCCGCGACGGCACGGGGGGCCGCCAAAGCCACCGCGACTGCCGGCTCCCGCTCCGGCAGCGATCACGATTGGGAAACGTTCTGA